The Bdellovibrio sp. NC01 genome includes the window TTAGAACGAAGTGCGATCCGGTCGTTTACTTGTCACAGGTAAATCAACTTTGCAAAAAAGATCCAAACCAAAAACTGCATTTGTCGCTGCAATCGCGTTTAAGCACGGATGACAAATTCTATAAAGTTTTAGATATCAAAGATGCGTGCCACAAGTCTTATAACTTGTTGTGGGCAGAAATGTTCGAGGCTCAACATGATTAAAGGACCTCAGATAAAATATTTCCTAGCGTTCTTTGTGCTGTATTGCCTTGTCGTTTTCGTCATGGCTTTCCGTCATAATCCACACTTTCAGACGATTAATTTAGATAGTTGGCCGACGCCGGTGAAGATGCCTTATACGCATCCGGTGCAATTCTCAAAACCCGGTGCACCCGTAACCGCGCCCGTGTTTGAGTATCGTGGTAACAACAAGCGCCAGGGCTGGGTGACGGTCGATCGCCAACCGAAGTCGCTGACCGAAGTTTGGAAAACAGAACCACTTAATATTGGTGTCCACAAAGCCATGAAGTCGGTGCCAGCGGTTGATGCCTCTGGTGTGTATGTGGGTTCTGACTCGGGTTGGTTTTTCAAATTCGATCATCAGGGTAAAAAAGTATGGTCGTATTTTGCAAGTTCCGCCACTAAAGGATTTCATGCAACCGCAGTACTTGATGAAAACTTTGTCTATGTCGGTGCGTATAACGGCATAATGTATTGTCTGCGTAAAGAAAACGGAGAGCTTGTGTGGGCGCATCAATTAGGTGGCTTCATTGGCTCATCAGCATTGTTAACAAAGAACTTTCTTTATGTCGGTGTCGAGACAGAAAAAGACGGTTTCCTGGCAAAACTGGATGCACGTAATGGCGAAATAGTGTGGCGCGGAACATTTACAGGGGCCCCAGTCCATTCATCACCAGCTCTAGATGAAAAAAGTGGGACTGTCGTTATCGCAAATATTTTTGGTTCGGTTTCCGCTATTGAAGAAGAAACCGGAAATTACTCAATGATCTTGCAAACAGGTGATGCCATTCGTTCGACCGCAAGTATCGCTAACGGTGTTGCCTTTATTACATCCTACGATCACTGGATTTACGCTTTGGATATCACAACCAAAAAGGTTGTATGGAAAAAAGAGTATAAGGAAAGTCTGTTAAGTTCCGTCACAATTGATCAGGATAGCAATATCGGTTATATCGCAACAACCAGCTCGCTATTCGCTTTTTCTTTGCAGGATGGACATTCACTTTGGCAAAACGATTTCCCGGCTAATCCCACCGCTGGGACGCCTGTATTGTTGAAAGGCAAGACCGATTCTTCGTTGTTGATAGCCTGTGGCGGGGACAGTCTTTGTGTTGTAAATGCTAAGAACGGAAAAAGTATTGTGCGGAAAAAAATGAACGGCACCTTAAATTCGATGCCGTCCGTTTTTGATAATAAAATTTACGTAAGCCTGCAAGAGAAGGCCGGATTACAAGTATTCAGTTACTAGTAACCACCGTCACCACCATCACCACCGTCACCGTCGTCACCACCGCCATCGCCACCACAATAGAGGTAGCAACCTTGAGAAGTGGCCTGTCTGTTGTAACAGTCTGTACCACCACCACGAGAGCAACCGATCACTGACGCTGGTGCACCGCCTGGACAATCATTGCGTGAACATGTTTGCGCCGTCGCTGGTTTACCACCGCCGCAATAACCATCAGCAGCTACGGCACCATCACTTCTGCGACATACAACAGTTCTGTATTCAGTACCATAGTTCACAGGACAATAAACGGTTTGTGATTGCGTACCACCTACAACCGGACAAGACTCGCCACGATACTGCATCTGATCGCAACCGCACGCAGACCATCCACCGTATTGCCAAGCTGGTTGACCAACGGAACATCCACCGAAACCACCTTGATACCAATTTGGTTGTGGAGCTGTACAGCCATACCAACCCGTTGAAATTTCCCACCAGTATGTATAGTCGATACGTGATGGGGAAACTGTATCATAGATTGATTGCAAGCCAGCGTTGTTCGTCACCACATATCTGAAGTGATAACAACGACCTTGTGTACCGGTGAAGCCATATGAAGTCGCTCCGGCAGTAAGACCGCCAAGACCAATCCAACCTGACCAGTCCGCTTGGCAGTTGCCATCAATGTTCGTGGCTTGACGGTAGTACAATGCATAACTTGCATCTGCTGGACTCATACCTGATTCAGGGTCCACACCTTTATTCAAAGAAACTGTGATTCCCGTCGTCGTTTGATTTCCAGTTGGATTTGCAATGCCACCGCTTGCAGGAGGCGTATTATCAAAGCGCAAGATCGCTGCAGGGGAGTGATAGTTACCGACGTGACCCCACTCATCCACACTGCGCGCTTGGAATTTATAAGCCTTACCAAGTGCACCTGTGAAACCTTGAGTACCGCAACCGTTGCCAGTACGAGTTAAAGGTTTCCATGCGCTCCAAGTATTTAACACACCATTCGACAATGTCGTCTCTTGGTATTGAACTGTACAACCAGATACACCCGAGAAGTCATCTACTGCCGCAACACCTACCGAAGTATTGAATGTGTTGTTCAAGTAGCCATCCGTGTATGAAACAGTTGTTGTCGGGCCCGTGATATCTAGGATCACAGAGTTTGTATAATCCGGCGTTGTGTTGTGAAGCGAATCACGGAACGCCATATAGACAGTATGTGAACCAGACACGTTCGTCAGAAGATAGTTCATTGAAGAAATACAGTCGACCCAGTTCGATGGGTGAGCAGACTCTGCCGTCGCTGACTGTACTCCGCCTGAAATATCCGTTGGACAATTCACAACCACATCAAGATTTGGATCACCGACAACGTTGTTACCGTTGTTGATAATATTGAAACCACCACCCACTGGAGCTAATGTATCCAGACGAATAGAGTGTGTGACGATCGCAGAGATATTGTCGAAACGATCCTTGAATTTCATATAAATCGTTTTCACACCGTTACCCGCAGACAACGTAAACGATTTTGAAGCAGCGATTGGTTCCCAAGACGTGTTGTCTGAAGAGTCCTCGCTGGCCAACATATACAGTGGCAATGTCGCATCGGTTGGATATGTGATCGCCAATGTCACTAGCGCAGAGTTTGTACCTACCGCGCCACCATTGATAGCGAAGTCACCACCCTGAGGAGCATCAAATTCCTTACATTGGTTGTTAGACCATGTGTAACCAACATCACAAGTAACGTGCTCACAAGAGCCGAAGTCCGTAAAGGCAGGACCTGTCCAAGTTTGATCACCGTTACCGAAATCAACAGTACAAGCGCGAGTTTTATTTAAGAACGTCGCTGTAACCGGCGCTGCATTCGAGAACGGTTCTGAAATTTTAATTGAGGCCGTGCTAATTGTGTCAGAACTGATACGGCATTCAGCAACACCATTGGTATCTGAAGAATCACAATCGTATTTAATCGTGCCTGGGCCCGTGATTTCAAGTTTTGGAATCACGCCAGACATCGCAGTCGTTGAGTTTTTCTTCAACGTTACTTTTACTTTTGCAACCGCGCCTGGAGCGTTGGCGTAAGTCGTCAAAGTACCTGATGACGATTCAACAATGCTTGAGAAAGTATTGATAAATTTCACTACGAAACGCGATTTCAACAAAGGATTAGAAACTTCGATCGTTTTATAACCCCAAGTGTCTGAAGTGATCGCGCAATCCGTACCACCCAACAAACCAGTAGCTGGGCAGTTTGCTGTTGTATTGCCTGTACCAGTAATTTTCAATGTTGGTACAAAACCAACACGCGGCAAGTTCGATTCATTTCTGATTGTTAATGACAAGGTCGCAGAATCCACCAAGTCTGCCGCCGCAGAATCTTTAGTCAATTCGGCACTTGAAGAATAATCGCCGAACAGAATTTCAACCGTTTGCTCACTTCCAGCTGGAGAAGTCACTGTGACATTATATTCACCTGACGTGTCAGCGGAGATATAACAGCGAGACTCACCCTGAGCATTCGATGGCGTACAAGTATAAGTTGCTTCACCAGGGCCTGTAACCGTCAATGTCGGAGTTGTGTCAGTGATGATATTACCTTGCGCATCACGTGTGATAACTGTGATCACGTCCTGGTCACCAGTACCAGCTTCTGCTCTATTGTTACCAATGCTGACATTTGATTCGCCGAACGTGACAGTCACTGGTTCAGACACAGGAGGTTCCGTGAATGTGACAGTTTTATCACCTGGAGTATCTGAACTGATATGACATTCCGCCACGCCATTCGCATCGGAAGGCGAGCACGTCATAGTATTGTTACCGCCACCTG containing:
- a CDS encoding PQQ-binding-like beta-propeller repeat protein is translated as MIKGPQIKYFLAFFVLYCLVVFVMAFRHNPHFQTINLDSWPTPVKMPYTHPVQFSKPGAPVTAPVFEYRGNNKRQGWVTVDRQPKSLTEVWKTEPLNIGVHKAMKSVPAVDASGVYVGSDSGWFFKFDHQGKKVWSYFASSATKGFHATAVLDENFVYVGAYNGIMYCLRKENGELVWAHQLGGFIGSSALLTKNFLYVGVETEKDGFLAKLDARNGEIVWRGTFTGAPVHSSPALDEKSGTVVIANIFGSVSAIEEETGNYSMILQTGDAIRSTASIANGVAFITSYDHWIYALDITTKKVVWKKEYKESLLSSVTIDQDSNIGYIATTSSLFAFSLQDGHSLWQNDFPANPTAGTPVLLKGKTDSSLLIACGGDSLCVVNAKNGKSIVRKKMNGTLNSMPSVFDNKIYVSLQEKAGLQVFSY
- a CDS encoding Ig-like domain-containing protein, yielding MLPVRLCNSILVRLVYAIFKPLGIWIGALLLLLTGCTLGSITGLIKETNTDISYNLTKIELEQDASLITSLNLKNKFVQHASSTTTGKVKDVFLKVTVYDVKPAPKKGFQPELKITGTTQITSKCGTTDDTGVTYCGLSSTKTGQYLVTLANANVKAHIEVTFYDDNNAVTVQPGTTYANGQDPVVIDVTVRTPNGDIDPGAVPQLTVTGPGHPQYHCDPADNNGVAKCYITNDTSGPVSVTFTNPLVQDPIEVDFVTSHITPVDSHAHSSDNGGNAGSVTDDGAKTTINVQLPTNPDGTPQTGVTPVLNVSPASNTSYVCEPSNASGVSTCTITSTTPGDKTVSVTEPSGISETVTVSFGDKYSDATVTNPPGSTTIPADGSSEQIVSVTIRDNNGNPIAGQTPQGTVTGGGNNTMTCSPSDANGVAECHISSDTPGDKTVTFTEPPVSEPVTVTFGESNVSIGNNRAEAGTGDQDVITVITRDAQGNIITDTTPTLTVTGPGEATYTCTPSNAQGESRCYISADTSGEYNVTVTSPAGSEQTVEILFGDYSSSAELTKDSAAADLVDSATLSLTIRNESNLPRVGFVPTLKITGTGNTTANCPATGLLGGTDCAITSDTWGYKTIEVSNPLLKSRFVVKFINTFSSIVESSSGTLTTYANAPGAVAKVKVTLKKNSTTAMSGVIPKLEITGPGTIKYDCDSSDTNGVAECRISSDTISTASIKISEPFSNAAPVTATFLNKTRACTVDFGNGDQTWTGPAFTDFGSCEHVTCDVGYTWSNNQCKEFDAPQGGDFAINGGAVGTNSALVTLAITYPTDATLPLYMLASEDSSDNTSWEPIAASKSFTLSAGNGVKTIYMKFKDRFDNISAIVTHSIRLDTLAPVGGGFNIINNGNNVVGDPNLDVVVNCPTDISGGVQSATAESAHPSNWVDCISSMNYLLTNVSGSHTVYMAFRDSLHNTTPDYTNSVILDITGPTTTVSYTDGYLNNTFNTSVGVAAVDDFSGVSGCTVQYQETTLSNGVLNTWSAWKPLTRTGNGCGTQGFTGALGKAYKFQARSVDEWGHVGNYHSPAAILRFDNTPPASGGIANPTGNQTTTGITVSLNKGVDPESGMSPADASYALYYRQATNIDGNCQADWSGWIGLGGLTAGATSYGFTGTQGRCYHFRYVVTNNAGLQSIYDTVSPSRIDYTYWWEISTGWYGCTAPQPNWYQGGFGGCSVGQPAWQYGGWSACGCDQMQYRGESCPVVGGTQSQTVYCPVNYGTEYRTVVCRRSDGAVAADGYCGGGKPATAQTCSRNDCPGGAPASVIGCSRGGGTDCYNRQATSQGCYLYCGGDGGGDDGDGGDGGDGGY